In the Nitrospirota bacterium genome, one interval contains:
- a CDS encoding DUF2149 domain-containing protein, whose protein sequence is MKFLKRRKRFEKYEEPLEDPIAGVANLFDVSVVFIVSMMIALFMAYNMMDLMDPNSDVTIMKKTADGELQIIEKKGKEIKAKKVTDKSMSGEGKRLGTAYQLNDGKVIYVPE, encoded by the coding sequence ATGAAATTTCTGAAAAGACGGAAACGATTTGAAAAATACGAGGAGCCTCTGGAAGACCCCATTGCCGGAGTAGCTAATCTCTTTGATGTGAGTGTGGTCTTTATCGTGAGTATGATGATTGCCCTGTTCATGGCGTACAATATGATGGATCTGATGGACCCCAACTCAGATGTCACGATCATGAAGAAGACCGCTGACGGTGAATTGCAGATCATCGAGAAAAAGGGGAAAGAGATCAAGGCAAAAAAAGTTACGGATAAAAGCATGAGCGGGGAAGGGAAAAGGCTTGGAACAGCATATCAGCTAAATGACGGAAAGGTAATCTATGTGCCTGAATAA
- a CDS encoding TonB-dependent receptor, whose amino-acid sequence MKGIRRTKKMVMGAAAVGLSVLCFSPLSFANDATMEELISISTRTEKPVSEAPGSVSVVTRGEIEKRNIKSVDNILSLTPGVFNRRSKGLMDSQAFISLRGMPANGSRTLLMLDGVSLNDGYTRAVSYGGLAPEDVERVEVVRGPFSSLYGGNAGGGVVNVITRLPVQREFSLQSGYGTSLDRGDAPDDYRKYYLSYGDKIGDKLSLLLGYRYQATNGYSTTHRTTTNTVFPPGTTGVIIETTTTGGTQRIIGNAGDNGWWDDNISLHGGLTPTGTSSIRLNVSRSRSEYSYDEPHTYLRNSSGAPVYSYASMANPTPPPATIPALNESSFLTGDGGTKQNVYNGTYQNEWGSAKLKLSLGLVDQPSWFITPGVVAGTVTRTGGPGLYTKTPSKQYSSDLQVAFPVGGRNLLVAGGAWQNEKVDAKDYVLTNWKDEGSKTTLYSTAKGENSTYALFLQDEIMILENVTMYVGARHDWWKTQDGQAYLSTTPSTADYPENSKSQLSPKAALVYKPFTATTVRTSWGKAFRPPTVFELYRRSRNSATNYGDPNPDLIPETLTSWDLGVEQALGKSVIMRAAYFQNNFKNMIYSRSVTPVPGGIGLPAGVTTYSVKTNAGKAKGDGFELEVEHRPSKAVRLFTNYTYNDTEMQENAASPASVGKSLTYVPDQMFNIGGEFEFGRFSTSVTGNYVGKIWTTDGNTDKIKNVPGSYDPYFLLNAKVACRITKAASISLSADNILDRDYYYSTKAPGASWFSELTIKL is encoded by the coding sequence ATGAAAGGAATCAGAAGGACGAAGAAAATGGTGATGGGGGCAGCAGCAGTTGGACTATCGGTCCTGTGCTTTTCTCCCCTGTCCTTTGCAAATGATGCGACTATGGAGGAACTGATCTCAATCTCAACCAGGACGGAAAAACCTGTTTCAGAGGCGCCGGGGAGTGTCTCTGTCGTTACCAGAGGGGAGATTGAGAAGAGAAATATAAAGTCGGTAGACAATATATTAAGCCTCACCCCTGGAGTTTTCAATAGAAGATCAAAGGGGTTGATGGATAGCCAGGCGTTCATCTCATTGAGGGGGATGCCTGCAAACGGTTCAAGGACATTGCTTATGCTGGATGGCGTTTCGTTGAACGACGGTTATACAAGGGCAGTATCTTACGGGGGGCTTGCGCCGGAGGATGTGGAAAGGGTCGAGGTTGTCCGCGGCCCGTTCTCGAGTCTCTACGGAGGAAATGCCGGGGGCGGGGTTGTAAACGTGATTACCAGGCTGCCTGTGCAGAGAGAATTTTCGCTGCAAAGCGGATACGGCACCAGTCTGGACCGCGGAGATGCTCCGGACGATTACCGCAAATATTACCTCTCCTATGGAGACAAAATTGGAGACAAACTCAGCCTGCTGCTGGGTTACCGTTATCAGGCAACCAACGGATATTCTACGACTCACCGTACAACAACAAATACTGTCTTCCCGCCCGGGACCACAGGGGTGATCATTGAAACCACGACAACCGGGGGCACCCAGCGGATCATTGGAAATGCAGGAGACAACGGTTGGTGGGACGACAATATTTCCCTGCATGGCGGGCTCACTCCAACCGGGACGTCTTCTATAAGGCTTAACGTCAGCCGGAGCCGGTCAGAGTACAGTTATGATGAACCTCATACTTACCTTAGAAATAGTTCCGGAGCCCCTGTCTACTCATACGCTTCAATGGCAAATCCTACCCCTCCGCCGGCAACTATTCCTGCGCTCAATGAGAGCTCTTTTCTGACGGGCGATGGCGGAACCAAACAAAACGTCTACAACGGGACATATCAGAATGAGTGGGGATCCGCAAAGCTAAAGCTGTCCCTCGGTCTTGTTGACCAGCCGTCATGGTTTATTACCCCGGGTGTTGTTGCAGGCACAGTGACGCGAACAGGGGGGCCTGGATTGTATACAAAAACACCATCGAAACAGTATTCAAGTGATTTACAGGTGGCGTTTCCGGTTGGGGGAAGAAATCTGCTGGTTGCCGGAGGGGCATGGCAAAATGAGAAGGTTGACGCCAAAGATTATGTCCTGACAAACTGGAAAGATGAAGGTTCCAAAACAACCCTATACAGTACTGCTAAGGGGGAAAACAGCACATATGCCCTGTTTCTTCAGGATGAGATAATGATCCTGGAGAATGTAACGATGTATGTCGGCGCCCGCCACGACTGGTGGAAGACACAGGACGGCCAGGCATACCTGTCTACAACACCATCAACAGCGGATTATCCGGAAAACAGCAAATCACAGCTAAGCCCCAAGGCCGCACTGGTCTATAAGCCGTTTACTGCCACAACTGTAAGGACCTCATGGGGCAAGGCCTTCAGGCCGCCGACTGTCTTCGAATTATACCGGAGAAGCCGCAACTCGGCGACGAATTACGGTGACCCCAACCCGGATTTGATCCCGGAAACACTCACCTCGTGGGATTTAGGTGTGGAGCAGGCCTTAGGGAAGAGTGTCATCATGAGGGCTGCCTATTTCCAGAATAACTTTAAAAACATGATTTACAGCAGAAGTGTTACGCCTGTACCAGGCGGTATCGGTCTCCCGGCAGGCGTTACAACCTATTCAGTGAAGACCAATGCAGGAAAGGCAAAGGGAGACGGTTTTGAGCTGGAAGTCGAACATCGCCCATCCAAAGCCGTCAGACTTTTTACTAACTACACTTACAATGATACTGAAATGCAGGAGAATGCGGCGTCTCCAGCCTCTGTAGGTAAATCTCTCACTTATGTGCCGGACCAGATGTTTAATATCGGCGGGGAGTTTGAATTCGGCAGGTTCTCTACTTCAGTTACAGGGAACTACGTCGGCAAAATATGGACTACTGATGGCAATACAGACAAAATAAAAAATGTCCCCGGTTCATATGATCCTTATTTCCTGCTTAATGCGAAGGTCGCCTGCCGGATTACGAAAGCGGCTTCCATCTCTCTGTCTGCGGACAACATTCTTGACCGGGACTACTACTACAGCACGAAGGCACCTGGAGCGTCATGGTTCAGTGAATTGACAATAAAACTATAG
- a CDS encoding cobaltochelatase subunit CobN, translated as MCLNKRSLLQGEIIMNLRKWICINFIGWIVLFVFWIAGPNAFAAELTRVSLLLGDVSTKQALDVVQELSLSQSALAGVSMKVYSSTGLRGQDMEFLKRSELVIIIVRGRAIIDELKPELLEAIKRGGKVYAVGPGYNDEVKALGILTDEEMRRYFETGGQENLRNGILYALSKQGFDLTYQPVKVVPDVAIYEATTKKTYTDFNKYLAGYPHYVEGRPWVSVLFYQSNAQANSSRHIDALIAALERRGFNVLPAYGYPPELPVEKFLFDADGKPRVEAVIAISMKFGVTPDKTLPLHERLGVPIIDAISLTSKSLAEWEVSPTGLDIMERSWQVGRAEMGGLIQPTVFATKEKIADPKTGMTYFEERPIPERVEMLARRVEKWINLRHKPNPEKRVLLHYFNSPSGKERIGASNLNVVPRSLWQVMSRLMDDGYSVTGMPQNETELQDAVVNYGSNIPSWNIKEIYTLARSGRAVLLPMETYKRWFSELPSVSQKEIVASWGQPEKNDMMAYTDTAGKQYFVLPMVQYGNILLSPQPAMGWSDHVDKVLHDVTLPPSHQYLAFYFWLRKEFRADAIVQFGTHGTHEWLPGKEVGLAYSDSPEYLFEDIPNLYYFIVDDPGEGIQAKRRGMGVMIDHMTPPTDKATLNPQLRELKARLNDYSAAVEKSPALAEARLKDINELAEKMGILKDLGIARLRPESSEHEHEHEHGDDEEGDESIHELEHYLDELAEKQAPHGLHTLGVVPEDKLVHTTAEAIASANASLTPEQRATMTTELEGKIRQSARNEMNSLILGLSGRFVPAGMGGEPLRNPNVLPTGRNFYSFDPTRIPGASTYAIGARLARELIDTYKKKHGVFPDKLTYQLWGVETMRHEGITEAQIMYLMGVRPVWDNHGTVRGVEAISRSELGRPRIDVTIITSGEYRDLFANLVPLMDQTATVAREQDEQDNIVRINSEKTEAMLQAQGVAPDVAARLAGVRIFSMPPGAYGTNIAAIAEHSHSWDKESQVADVYFMRMSYMYGQGFWGDAGEKGVGQEMLKTALSGTKVAVHSRSSSLHQSLDGDDFFQYLGGAVLAIRTVDGTSPEVYVSNLADPGQERQETLEKMMGREMRTRYLNPVYIKGMMKEGYAGAKHINLSVQNLWGWQVTVPEAVDEAKWNEMYETYVLDRNGLSIKEFFRQSRNMWAYQAVVARMLETTRKGYWKPDREVIETLSREFASSVDEVGLACDMCNNSQLVKLASSVLANIPGLAPQARLLSKSLQAVRDPGQQPLQTNAFASPGRLSAPSERGKTILKGYEIEDVIPGGAAAPKPVPYLFLTGFLILITLVVIGWRRRVS; from the coding sequence ATGTGCCTGAATAAACGAAGTCTTCTTCAGGGAGAAATCATCATGAACTTGCGCAAATGGATCTGTATTAATTTCATCGGATGGATTGTCCTCTTTGTGTTCTGGATTGCCGGTCCGAATGCCTTCGCAGCGGAGCTGACCCGCGTCAGTCTTCTGCTGGGAGATGTGTCAACCAAACAGGCCCTTGATGTTGTACAGGAGCTGTCGCTGAGCCAGTCCGCTCTTGCCGGTGTCAGTATGAAGGTATATTCTTCCACCGGACTGCGCGGGCAGGACATGGAATTTCTGAAACGCTCAGAACTGGTGATTATCATCGTACGGGGACGTGCTATCATTGACGAACTGAAGCCGGAATTGCTTGAAGCGATAAAGCGGGGCGGGAAGGTGTATGCCGTGGGCCCTGGTTATAACGATGAAGTCAAAGCGCTCGGCATCCTTACGGATGAGGAGATGCGGCGGTATTTCGAAACCGGGGGACAGGAGAATCTGAGGAACGGCATATTGTATGCCCTGAGCAAACAAGGGTTTGATCTCACCTACCAACCGGTTAAGGTGGTGCCGGATGTTGCCATTTATGAGGCCACTACAAAGAAAACCTATACCGACTTCAACAAGTATCTTGCCGGGTATCCACATTATGTGGAAGGACGCCCCTGGGTTTCCGTTTTGTTCTATCAGTCCAATGCGCAGGCGAACAGCTCCCGTCACATAGATGCACTAATTGCAGCCCTGGAACGGCGCGGCTTTAATGTCCTGCCTGCTTACGGTTATCCCCCGGAACTCCCGGTGGAGAAATTCCTGTTCGATGCTGATGGTAAGCCGCGTGTGGAGGCTGTGATCGCTATCAGCATGAAATTTGGTGTAACACCTGACAAGACACTGCCTTTGCATGAGCGCCTGGGTGTTCCGATCATAGATGCCATTTCACTGACATCAAAATCACTGGCAGAGTGGGAGGTATCGCCTACTGGTCTGGATATTATGGAGAGGAGCTGGCAGGTCGGCCGGGCAGAGATGGGGGGGTTGATTCAGCCGACCGTGTTTGCGACAAAGGAGAAGATTGCAGACCCTAAAACAGGTATGACGTATTTTGAAGAGCGTCCTATCCCAGAAAGGGTTGAGATGCTGGCGCGGCGTGTGGAAAAGTGGATTAATCTGCGGCACAAACCCAATCCGGAGAAGCGGGTGTTGCTGCATTACTTCAACTCTCCGTCGGGCAAAGAACGTATTGGCGCTTCAAACCTGAACGTGGTGCCACGGAGTCTGTGGCAGGTGATGAGCCGCCTGATGGATGATGGTTATAGCGTGACAGGGATGCCTCAAAACGAGACCGAACTGCAGGATGCAGTTGTCAATTACGGGAGCAATATCCCAAGCTGGAACATAAAGGAAATCTATACCCTCGCCCGTAGCGGACGGGCCGTTCTGCTCCCGATGGAAACGTACAAACGCTGGTTTTCAGAACTCCCGTCGGTTTCTCAGAAAGAGATTGTAGCGAGCTGGGGCCAGCCCGAGAAAAACGACATGATGGCCTATACTGATACGGCCGGGAAACAGTACTTCGTACTCCCGATGGTTCAGTATGGCAACATCCTGCTGTCACCACAGCCGGCCATGGGATGGTCGGATCACGTGGATAAGGTGCTGCATGATGTGACGCTCCCGCCGTCCCATCAATATCTGGCCTTTTATTTCTGGCTGCGTAAGGAATTCAGGGCGGATGCGATTGTGCAATTCGGGACCCACGGCACGCACGAGTGGCTGCCTGGAAAGGAAGTGGGATTGGCCTACAGTGATTCCCCGGAGTATCTGTTTGAAGACATACCCAATCTATATTATTTTATTGTAGACGATCCTGGTGAGGGTATTCAGGCGAAACGCCGCGGCATGGGGGTGATGATAGATCATATGACACCTCCCACGGATAAGGCCACGCTGAACCCTCAGTTGAGAGAACTAAAGGCCAGGCTTAATGACTATTCTGCTGCTGTCGAAAAGAGCCCGGCCCTGGCTGAGGCACGGTTGAAAGACATCAATGAGCTGGCGGAAAAGATGGGAATTTTAAAGGACCTGGGGATAGCCAGACTCAGGCCTGAGTCGAGTGAACATGAGCACGAACACGAACACGGGGACGATGAAGAGGGTGATGAGTCAATTCACGAATTGGAGCATTATCTCGATGAACTCGCGGAAAAGCAGGCCCCTCACGGGCTTCATACCCTCGGTGTCGTACCTGAGGACAAACTTGTTCACACTACTGCAGAGGCCATTGCGTCAGCTAATGCCAGCTTAACCCCTGAGCAGCGCGCAACCATGACGACAGAGTTGGAAGGCAAAATCCGGCAAAGCGCCAGGAATGAAATGAACTCATTGATTCTGGGTCTTTCTGGCCGGTTTGTCCCTGCCGGAATGGGCGGGGAACCGCTGCGCAATCCCAACGTACTGCCCACAGGGCGTAATTTCTATTCATTTGATCCCACCAGGATCCCCGGTGCATCAACATATGCTATCGGTGCCCGCCTTGCCCGGGAATTGATAGACACCTATAAGAAAAAGCACGGTGTCTTTCCTGACAAACTCACGTATCAATTATGGGGTGTGGAGACCATGCGCCATGAAGGGATAACTGAGGCGCAGATCATGTATCTGATGGGTGTGAGACCGGTATGGGACAATCATGGGACGGTGCGCGGGGTTGAGGCCATTTCCCGCAGTGAGCTGGGACGGCCCCGTATTGATGTAACCATCATCACATCAGGAGAATACCGGGACCTTTTCGCCAACCTCGTTCCTCTGATGGACCAGACGGCAACAGTCGCACGCGAACAGGACGAGCAGGACAATATTGTTCGTATTAATTCGGAAAAGACTGAGGCGATGCTTCAGGCACAGGGTGTTGCTCCGGATGTGGCGGCGCGGCTGGCCGGGGTGCGGATATTCAGCATGCCTCCCGGGGCTTACGGTACCAATATTGCTGCTATCGCAGAGCATTCCCATTCGTGGGACAAGGAAAGCCAGGTGGCGGACGTCTACTTTATGCGGATGAGTTATATGTATGGCCAGGGTTTTTGGGGAGATGCGGGAGAAAAGGGTGTGGGCCAGGAGATGTTAAAGACTGCACTGTCCGGTACGAAGGTCGCCGTGCACAGCCGCTCCAGCAGCCTGCACCAGTCCCTGGATGGTGATGATTTCTTTCAGTATCTGGGAGGCGCCGTCCTCGCAATCAGGACAGTGGACGGCACAAGCCCTGAGGTCTATGTGAGCAATCTGGCTGATCCCGGGCAGGAGCGCCAGGAGACGCTGGAGAAGATGATGGGACGCGAGATGCGTACACGCTATCTGAACCCCGTATACATCAAAGGCATGATGAAAGAAGGCTATGCCGGGGCAAAACATATCAACCTGTCAGTGCAGAACCTCTGGGGATGGCAGGTCACAGTGCCTGAGGCAGTTGATGAGGCCAAGTGGAACGAAATGTACGAGACCTACGTACTTGACAGGAACGGGCTTAGTATAAAAGAGTTCTTCAGGCAGTCCAGGAATATGTGGGCGTATCAGGCTGTTGTCGCAAGGATGCTCGAGACAACGAGGAAAGGTTACTGGAAGCCTGACAGGGAAGTGATCGAAACCCTGTCAAGAGAGTTTGCCAGCAGTGTCGATGAGGTTGGTCTTGCCTGCGATATGTGCAACAATTCCCAACTTGTAAAACTTGCCTCCTCTGTCCTGGCCAACATACCAGGACTCGCCCCACAGGCAAGGCTTCTCTCAAAGTCGTTGCAGGCAGTCAGAGATCCGGGGCAGCAGCCGCTTCAGACAAATGCCTTTGCATCCCCTGGCCGTTTGTCTGCTCCGTCAGAGCGGGGCAAAACGATCCTGAAAGGATACGAGATAGAAGATGTAATTCCAGGCGGGGCGGCTGCCCCAAAACCGGTCCCTTATCTGTTCCTGACCGGCTTTCTTATTCTGATCACGCTGGTAGTCATAGGATGGAGAAGAAGGGTGTCTTAA
- a CDS encoding cation-translocating P-type ATPase: MIPGRVRFFMPVLHGSDDLKIHYEQEYRKLRGVSEVKGNHITGTLLIVYDPSRLSLAKILYVLYQMNGIKRGARQLSAVRTCHAEPSDAHSLRRQFTGIAVAGSILGLLVFQRFLSRWFPFFGSIPATLVASVAAVFTGIPVFREGLEDVVENKRISLDLMVSIASVIAIFMGEGLVALEVVWLMNCGTFLEDYTAEKSRRAIRNLLDVGEERAWVLKNGIPVRVLLEEVRTDDIVVAHGSEKILVDGEVIGGEAAVNQSPITGESIPVGKAKGDPAFAGTIVTSGTIYIKATKVGDDTYLSRVLHMVEESLETRAPIESISDRFATWFVPSAFLLSILVFAVTRNFYRAFTVLVTACPCAAAIATPTAISAAVGNAAKRNMLVKGGIFIEQASRIDTICLDKTGTITEGRPVVVSILQRHDRYSPDDIVALAASAEARSPHPLARALLEGAELRGVKVIDAVQFETIAGSGVVAELTDRRRILVGSERLMRQHNIAVDGIDGEATRMRGAGETLLFVAVDAELVGLIGVVDRPRKEALSVIYGLQQSGMSVFLLTGDHQKTADAVSRQLGIRDYYYDMLPEDKGRMIEKLRAEGRVVAMVGDGVNDALALAKSDLGIAMGAGGSDVAVEAADIALKSNDLTRLPAVRELSLSTMSIIKQNYVYSMVINALGIGLGSFGIISPFMGGVLHVVNSLGVIANSSRILLIRDT; encoded by the coding sequence ATGATACCCGGGCGTGTACGTTTCTTCATGCCTGTCCTTCATGGCTCTGATGATCTTAAAATCCATTATGAGCAGGAATACCGAAAGCTCAGGGGTGTATCTGAAGTAAAGGGCAATCATATTACAGGGACATTGCTCATAGTCTATGACCCGTCACGTCTATCCCTTGCAAAGATCCTTTATGTCCTGTACCAGATGAACGGGATTAAGCGGGGCGCCCGTCAGCTTTCAGCAGTCAGGACATGTCATGCTGAACCTTCGGACGCCCACTCTTTACGCAGACAGTTTACCGGGATAGCTGTTGCCGGTTCCATTCTTGGGCTGCTCGTCTTCCAGAGATTTCTATCGCGATGGTTTCCGTTTTTCGGGAGCATTCCTGCTACGCTTGTTGCATCAGTAGCAGCCGTGTTTACAGGAATCCCTGTCTTCCGTGAAGGGCTGGAAGATGTTGTTGAGAACAAGCGGATAAGTCTTGACCTGATGGTCAGCATTGCCTCTGTAATTGCAATCTTTATGGGAGAAGGGCTTGTCGCCCTCGAGGTGGTCTGGTTGATGAACTGCGGCACCTTCCTTGAGGACTATACCGCAGAGAAGTCCCGACGGGCAATAAGAAATCTGCTTGATGTCGGGGAAGAGCGCGCCTGGGTTTTAAAAAACGGGATTCCTGTTCGGGTCCTCCTTGAAGAGGTGCGAACGGATGATATAGTTGTTGCGCACGGCAGCGAGAAGATCCTTGTTGATGGAGAAGTTATAGGGGGAGAGGCTGCGGTCAATCAGTCGCCTATCACAGGGGAGTCAATTCCTGTCGGGAAGGCAAAGGGAGATCCGGCCTTTGCCGGCACAATAGTGACGAGCGGGACTATTTATATAAAAGCGACCAAAGTTGGCGACGATACATATCTGTCGCGTGTGCTTCACATGGTTGAGGAATCTCTTGAGACGCGTGCGCCTATTGAGAGCATATCCGACAGGTTTGCCACATGGTTTGTCCCGTCCGCATTTCTTCTGTCAATACTTGTTTTTGCTGTCACAAGGAACTTCTACAGGGCATTTACTGTACTGGTTACTGCATGTCCATGCGCTGCTGCCATTGCGACGCCAACAGCCATTTCCGCTGCGGTCGGAAATGCAGCAAAACGCAACATGCTGGTCAAAGGCGGTATATTCATAGAACAGGCAAGCAGGATTGATACGATATGTCTTGACAAGACAGGGACTATTACGGAAGGAAGGCCTGTTGTAGTCTCAATCCTTCAAAGGCATGACAGATATTCACCGGATGACATAGTTGCCCTCGCCGCATCTGCAGAGGCGAGGAGTCCTCATCCCCTTGCACGCGCCCTTCTTGAGGGAGCTGAACTCAGGGGGGTAAAGGTGATTGATGCCGTTCAATTTGAGACTATTGCCGGCAGCGGCGTTGTTGCTGAACTGACGGACAGGCGGCGCATCCTTGTAGGCAGTGAAAGACTGATGAGACAGCATAACATTGCTGTTGACGGGATTGATGGAGAGGCAACCAGAATGCGGGGAGCTGGAGAGACCCTTCTCTTTGTAGCAGTTGATGCAGAGCTTGTGGGACTTATTGGAGTAGTGGACAGGCCCAGGAAAGAGGCCCTGTCCGTGATTTACGGGCTTCAGCAGTCAGGGATGAGTGTTTTCCTCCTGACAGGTGATCATCAGAAGACTGCAGATGCCGTAAGCAGGCAGCTTGGGATACGCGATTATTACTATGACATGCTGCCTGAAGACAAGGGCAGGATGATTGAGAAATTACGGGCTGAGGGAAGGGTTGTTGCCATGGTTGGCGACGGGGTTAACGACGCCCTGGCCCTTGCCAAATCAGACCTCGGGATTGCCATGGGTGCGGGCGGCTCTGATGTTGCAGTAGAAGCTGCGGACATAGCCCTTAAGTCAAACGATCTGACCCGTCTTCCGGCAGTCCGTGAATTAAGCCTTAGTACCATGTCCATCATCAAACAGAACTATGTCTATTCCATGGTTATAAATGCCCTTGGGATAGGCCTGGGTTCATTTGGTATTATCTCACCCTTCATGGGCGGTGTCCTGCATGTAGTAAACAGCCTCGGGGTAATCGCAAACTCCAGCAGGATATTGTTAATCAGAGATACGTAA
- a CDS encoding helix-turn-helix domain-containing protein: MSKELLRPDEAAFMLNVSRWTIYRWVKEGKLEATKIGKGSLRVFNKSVEQLVKEMKVNALQE, translated from the coding sequence ATGAGTAAGGAACTTCTGCGTCCTGATGAGGCCGCTTTTATGCTGAATGTCAGCAGGTGGACGATCTACAGGTGGGTTAAAGAAGGTAAGCTGGAGGCTACCAAGATAGGAAAGGGAAGCCTTCGGGTGTTTAATAAATCCGTTGAACAGCTTGTTAAGGAAATGAAGGTTAATGCGTTGCAGGAGTAG
- a CDS encoding ABC transporter ATP-binding protein, with protein sequence MNQTAIDVRNVYFNYPDGHEVLKDVSFRIGYGEKVAIIGPNGAGKSTLMSLFNGILMPTDGLVSVDSMAVNRHNLKAVRRKVGMVFQDPDDQLFCPTVYEDVAFGPENLGLPKDEISVRVNDALRLMGLSGFEGRSSFHLSFGERKRLAMATVLSYQPEILVFDEPSTNMDPSSRRRLIEWLNFSDKTIILCTHDLDIALEVCDRCLLLSGGRIVADMAACTILSDQALLKANRLELPVSFSACNDLRDCLYSEIMDAEKRAIIGNFLTRQSACPRQGRCLRC encoded by the coding sequence ATGAACCAGACAGCCATTGATGTCAGAAACGTGTATTTCAATTATCCTGACGGTCATGAGGTGCTTAAAGACGTCTCGTTCAGGATTGGCTATGGCGAGAAGGTAGCCATCATCGGCCCTAATGGCGCAGGGAAGTCAACCCTCATGAGCCTTTTTAATGGCATCCTGATGCCTACAGACGGTCTCGTGTCTGTTGACAGCATGGCTGTTAACAGACACAATCTTAAAGCAGTCCGCAGAAAAGTAGGGATGGTTTTTCAGGATCCTGATGACCAGTTGTTCTGTCCCACTGTTTACGAGGACGTTGCCTTTGGACCGGAGAATCTTGGACTTCCTAAAGATGAAATATCTGTTCGTGTAAACGATGCCCTTAGACTAATGGGTTTGTCCGGTTTCGAGGGACGATCATCATTTCACCTATCCTTTGGAGAAAGAAAGCGTCTGGCCATGGCCACAGTGCTTTCATATCAACCGGAGATACTTGTCTTTGACGAGCCGTCTACCAATATGGATCCATCAAGCCGCCGGAGACTTATAGAATGGCTTAATTTTTCGGACAAGACAATTATTTTGTGTACCCATGACCTGGATATAGCGCTTGAGGTTTGCGACCGTTGCCTTTTATTAAGCGGAGGCAGGATAGTTGCAGACATGGCAGCATGTACTATTTTATCCGATCAGGCATTATTAAAGGCAAACAGGCTGGAATTGCCAGTATCATTCAGTGCATGCAATGACCTGAGGGACTGCCTGTATAGTGAAATAATGGATGCTGAGAAGCGCGCGATTATAGGGAATTTCCTCACGCGCCAGTCAGCATGTCCGCGTCAGGGAAGATGTCTCAGGTGTTAG
- a CDS encoding MotA/TolQ/ExbB proton channel family protein, whose product MNILAGLETFLYVISSALFFPVVAGLVLLVFWMVISFGGFLREYMERRQGNSFVVNKYQKDVEAEVFTGSPTVDITIERLLQSTELEIIKSLDKVRFAIRVGPALGLMGTLIPMGIALSAMAQGDMPKMAGSMVTAFTTVVVGLACSVLAYLMSTVKEKWLRADIREMEYITELTLRRSNLKGRDSMLEVEDEISEKTETI is encoded by the coding sequence ATGAATATTCTTGCGGGGCTTGAGACATTTCTCTATGTAATATCATCCGCCCTATTCTTCCCGGTAGTGGCTGGACTCGTTCTGCTTGTCTTCTGGATGGTGATTTCTTTCGGTGGTTTTTTACGTGAGTACATGGAACGCCGGCAGGGAAATTCATTTGTGGTAAACAAATATCAGAAGGACGTTGAGGCAGAAGTTTTTACCGGGTCTCCGACTGTTGATATAACTATTGAAAGACTGCTGCAGAGTACGGAGCTTGAAATCATTAAGTCACTGGACAAGGTGCGGTTTGCGATACGTGTTGGTCCTGCACTGGGACTTATGGGCACACTTATACCAATGGGAATTGCCCTGTCAGCCATGGCGCAGGGGGATATGCCCAAGATGGCCGGTAGCATGGTCACAGCCTTCACCACCGTGGTCGTCGGCCTTGCCTGCAGTGTCCTGGCCTATCTCATGTCCACAGTGAAAGAAAAATGGCTGAGAGCGGATATACGGGAGATGGAATATATCACAGAACTTACGCTCAGGCGTTCAAACTTAAAAGGCAGGGATTCAATGCTGGAGGTGGAAGATGAAATTTCTGAAAAGACGGAAACGATTTGA
- a CDS encoding CooT family nickel-binding protein has protein sequence MCDRIDRMICMKAIHERRRAMCEVSAYVFSDGREELYMDGVAEIRPLESGRLCLTGLSGEQRFLNARVLRIRLLEHKIILEKVNESRNVSEGRVNKEVHS, from the coding sequence ATGTGTGACAGAATAGACAGAATGATCTGTATGAAGGCAATACACGAAAGGAGGCGTGCCATGTGTGAGGTGAGCGCCTATGTGTTCAGCGATGGCAGGGAGGAGCTATATATGGATGGTGTTGCAGAGATACGTCCGTTGGAGAGCGGGAGATTATGCCTGACAGGTCTGTCAGGAGAGCAGAGGTTTCTTAATGCAAGGGTCCTTAGAATCCGGTTGCTTGAGCATAAGATAATTCTTGAAAAGGTGAACGAGTCCAGGAATGTCAGCGAAGGCCGGGTTAATAAAGAAGTGCATAGCTAA